From a region of the Hemibagrus wyckioides isolate EC202008001 linkage group LG14, SWU_Hwy_1.0, whole genome shotgun sequence genome:
- the igf2b gene encoding insulin-like growth factor 2b isoform X2, translating to MEEGRKLCSSSQMLVCALVLSFCLFEIAAAETLCGGELVDALQFVCEDRGFYFSRPISRSNSRRSQNRGIVEECCFRSCDLALLEQYCAKPAKSERDVSATSLQVIPVMPALKQDAPRKHVTIKYSKYELWQQNAAQRLRRGIPAILRSRKFRPQAEKKKGQEQANVHKRLITLPSKRPPLWHPTEDYISHK from the exons ATGGAGGAG GGCCGAAAGCTGTGCTCGTCGAGTCAGATGCTCGTATGCGCGCTTGTTTTATCCTTCTGCCTATTTGAAATCGCTGCAGCAGAGACGCTGTGCGGCGGAGAGTTGGTGGATGCGCTGCAGTTCGTGTGCGAAGACAGAGGCTTCTATTTCA GTAGACCAATAAGCAGGTCGAATAGCCGACGTTCTCAGAACCGTGGCATTGTTGAGGAGTGTTGTTTTAGGAGTTGTGATCTTGCACTGTTGGAACAGTACTGTGCCAAGCCAGCCAAGTCAGAGAGGGACGTTTCAGCCACTTCCCTCCAGGTCATACCTGTGATGCCAGCATTAAAACAG GATGCCCCAAGAAAGCACGTGACTATAAAATATTCCAAATATGAACTCTGGCAACAGAACGCAGCCCAGAGACTACGGAGAGGCATCCCAGCTATCCTGAGATCGAGAAAGTTTAGGCCTCAGGCAGAGAAGAAAAAGGGCCAGGAACAGGCCAATGTCCACAAACGTCTTATCACACTTCCCAGCAAACGCCCTCCCTTATGGCATCCCACAGAAGACTACATCAGCCACAAGTGA
- the igf2b gene encoding insulin-like growth factor 2b isoform X1: MEQEHNLSHHPVCHSCLRRDSGTNKGRKLCSSSQMLVCALVLSFCLFEIAAAETLCGGELVDALQFVCEDRGFYFSRPISRSNSRRSQNRGIVEECCFRSCDLALLEQYCAKPAKSERDVSATSLQVIPVMPALKQDAPRKHVTIKYSKYELWQQNAAQRLRRGIPAILRSRKFRPQAEKKKGQEQANVHKRLITLPSKRPPLWHPTEDYISHK; the protein is encoded by the exons ATGGAGCAAGAACACAACCTCAGTCACCATCCTGTTTGCCACAGTTGCTTGAGGAGAGACAGTGGCACGAATAAG GGCCGAAAGCTGTGCTCGTCGAGTCAGATGCTCGTATGCGCGCTTGTTTTATCCTTCTGCCTATTTGAAATCGCTGCAGCAGAGACGCTGTGCGGCGGAGAGTTGGTGGATGCGCTGCAGTTCGTGTGCGAAGACAGAGGCTTCTATTTCA GTAGACCAATAAGCAGGTCGAATAGCCGACGTTCTCAGAACCGTGGCATTGTTGAGGAGTGTTGTTTTAGGAGTTGTGATCTTGCACTGTTGGAACAGTACTGTGCCAAGCCAGCCAAGTCAGAGAGGGACGTTTCAGCCACTTCCCTCCAGGTCATACCTGTGATGCCAGCATTAAAACAG GATGCCCCAAGAAAGCACGTGACTATAAAATATTCCAAATATGAACTCTGGCAACAGAACGCAGCCCAGAGACTACGGAGAGGCATCCCAGCTATCCTGAGATCGAGAAAGTTTAGGCCTCAGGCAGAGAAGAAAAAGGGCCAGGAACAGGCCAATGTCCACAAACGTCTTATCACACTTCCCAGCAAACGCCCTCCCTTATGGCATCCCACAGAAGACTACATCAGCCACAAGTGA